A region of Alteromonadaceae bacterium 2753L.S.0a.02 DNA encodes the following proteins:
- a CDS encoding DamX protein — protein MADSDNPNNSYRDAEIHLHDCGVEEVAFFNTPERAGLIEQLQHLVQFGEGLPVIVGDTGMGKSTLLRHLANQLEQVDFCAHIELSGYTRIAQALAAVLTAFKVVPKSGAGELLAQVRHFAQQLASEQLKAVLLLDNAHNLDDAALGAVISLLQGNDSSGYGLQLVFSSKPGLVNRMDALQLIDIPVYDFALPALTAAQLADFLMSARFGGASATLLNKSDITRLWGQTLGNPGASLRLAQKRDKRDTVSLGLPALAFLKGVPLGHVIAMVLLVSVLVWAILVRDKGAGSNTVTIPVAAIGDAQPTTQPRPRDAPISNRDSAANSEQIFKESTGINPSKERVSNSLDKSLTIAPVTDIQPLAASPLPAITSIPVPTPTTTPTPAPTPISAPPIVLATQEPTKAPAGAITSQAGSSELNDDEAFLMSRGDKEFTLQVLAASQKPALQSYVMRQANRKDLYIYQVERNGRRLFVVVAGIYDSKDTALLARESLPAEQRKGGPWPRSMLDVKREIAENRGF, from the coding sequence ATGGCAGATTCCGATAACCCCAATAACAGTTATCGTGATGCTGAAATTCACCTGCATGACTGCGGTGTGGAGGAGGTGGCCTTTTTCAACACGCCCGAACGTGCGGGTCTTATTGAGCAATTACAACATTTGGTGCAATTTGGGGAGGGGCTGCCTGTTATTGTTGGTGATACAGGCATGGGGAAGTCGACTCTGCTGCGCCATTTGGCAAACCAGCTTGAACAAGTTGATTTCTGCGCCCACATTGAGCTCAGTGGATATACCCGAATTGCCCAGGCGCTGGCTGCGGTGCTCACGGCTTTTAAAGTGGTGCCAAAATCGGGCGCTGGTGAATTGTTGGCGCAAGTGAGGCACTTTGCGCAGCAACTCGCCAGCGAACAGTTAAAAGCTGTTTTACTGCTCGATAACGCCCATAATTTGGACGATGCTGCACTTGGCGCTGTCATTAGTTTATTGCAGGGTAACGACAGCTCTGGGTATGGTCTGCAGTTGGTTTTTTCAAGTAAGCCCGGATTGGTTAATCGAATGGATGCGTTGCAGCTGATCGATATTCCCGTGTACGACTTTGCTTTGCCAGCGTTGACTGCAGCGCAACTTGCCGATTTTCTAATGTCGGCACGCTTCGGCGGAGCAAGTGCAACACTTTTAAATAAATCCGACATTACCCGGCTTTGGGGGCAGACGCTGGGAAATCCCGGAGCCTCCTTAAGGTTGGCTCAGAAGCGGGACAAGCGTGACACGGTTTCTTTGGGGTTACCTGCATTAGCTTTTTTAAAGGGCGTACCGCTCGGTCATGTTATTGCTATGGTATTACTTGTTTCGGTGCTTGTGTGGGCAATTTTGGTGCGTGACAAGGGCGCTGGGTCTAACACGGTTACCATTCCTGTAGCGGCGATAGGGGATGCCCAACCCACAACACAGCCCCGCCCTAGAGACGCTCCCATTTCGAATAGGGATAGTGCTGCAAATTCGGAGCAGATTTTCAAGGAATCTACAGGGATTAATCCATCAAAGGAGCGCGTGTCCAATTCCTTAGATAAATCGCTCACTATTGCACCGGTCACAGATATCCAGCCGCTTGCAGCAAGTCCACTGCCTGCCATTACGTCAATACCGGTACCAACGCCTACGACAACGCCGACCCCGGCCCCAACTCCAATATCGGCCCCGCCGATCGTGCTCGCAACTCAAGAACCGACTAAAGCGCCAGCAGGTGCCATAACCTCTCAGGCTGGAAGTTCAGAGCTCAACGATGACGAAGCATTCCTCATGTCGCGGGGGGATAAGGAGTTCACCCTGCAGGTTCTCGCGGCGTCACAAAAACCTGCATTGCAATCTTATGTTATGCGACAAGCTAATCGAAAGGACCTCTATATCTACCAGGTTGAGCGCAATGGCAGGCGCTTGTTCGTGGTGGTTGCTGGCATATACGACTCAAAGGACACGGCTCTTTTGGCGCGGGAATCTTTGCCTGCTGAGCAACGAAAAGGCGGGCCATGGCCTAGATCGATGCTGGATGTTAAGCGTGAAATAGCAGAAAATAGAGGATTTTAG
- a CDS encoding 3-dehydroquinate synthase yields MSVRTLNLDLGERSYPIFIGDGILGTEEFFERYVATDQVMVVSNTTVAPLYMTTVRKALGAFSKVDEVVLPDGEQFKNLTTLNLIFDALLEKKHNRKTTLVALGGGVIGDMAGFAAACYQRGVNFVQVPTTLLSQVDSSVGGKTGVNHPLGKNMIGAFFQPRSVVIDTQVLETLPERELIAGIAEVIKYGLIADVSFFNWLEDNLEKLLARESIALAHAIEISCATKARVVAADETESGIRAILNLGHTFGHAIESHQGYGSWVHGEAVGAGMVMACDLSCRLGWLDKSESQRAIELISRAGLPVLPPAGMTPDIFMSYMSVDKKVLDGTLRLVLLHALGKAIVTSDFDISCLHRLLSDLCR; encoded by the coding sequence ATGTCAGTACGAACTCTCAATCTCGATTTAGGCGAGCGTAGCTACCCCATTTTCATCGGTGACGGAATTCTTGGTACAGAGGAATTTTTCGAGCGCTATGTTGCCACTGATCAGGTGATGGTGGTGAGTAACACAACCGTAGCACCGTTGTACATGACAACTGTTAGAAAAGCGTTGGGGGCGTTTTCAAAAGTTGATGAAGTGGTACTTCCCGATGGTGAGCAATTCAAAAATCTCACTACGCTAAATCTGATATTTGATGCGCTGCTTGAAAAAAAACACAATCGCAAAACAACTTTGGTCGCGCTTGGCGGTGGAGTTATCGGCGACATGGCGGGATTTGCGGCAGCTTGCTATCAGCGTGGTGTTAACTTTGTGCAGGTGCCAACGACGCTACTATCACAGGTTGACTCGTCTGTTGGCGGCAAAACCGGTGTGAATCATCCGCTCGGCAAAAATATGATTGGCGCCTTTTTTCAGCCCCGATCAGTGGTCATAGATACGCAGGTGCTTGAAACCCTTCCAGAACGAGAATTAATCGCCGGTATTGCTGAGGTCATCAAATATGGTCTCATAGCGGACGTATCGTTTTTTAACTGGTTGGAAGATAACCTTGAAAAACTTTTAGCACGAGAGAGTATCGCGTTGGCACATGCAATCGAAATTTCATGTGCTACCAAAGCGCGAGTTGTGGCGGCCGATGAAACCGAGTCTGGCATTAGAGCAATATTAAATCTCGGGCATACTTTTGGTCATGCAATCGAATCACATCAAGGATATGGCAGCTGGGTGCATGGCGAGGCGGTGGGAGCCGGAATGGTGATGGCGTGCGATCTATCGTGTCGCCTGGGTTGGCTCGATAAAAGCGAATCCCAGAGAGCAATTGAGCTGATTTCTCGGGCTGGTTTGCCTGTGTTGCCTCCAGCGGGGATGACGCCGGATATCTTTATGAGCTACATGTCGGTTGACAAAAAAGTCTTGGACGGAACATTGCGTTTGGTGCTGTTGCACGCGTTGGGTAAAGCGATTGTGACCAGTGACTTTGATATATCGTGTTTACACCGTCTGCTTAGCGATCTGTGTCGCTAA
- a CDS encoding shikimate kinase, with protein MLHPVFLVGPMGAGKSTIGRMLAQRLSAAFLDTDQVIESRTGADIPWIFDVEGETGFRDRETNVLKDLTHAEDAIIATGGGIVVRAENRELLKSSGTVVYLTASIEQLVNRTYKDKKRPLLQVDDPRSKIVELFNTRDPLYRDVADYVLVTDGRSPKFVVQNIHDYLSREGVL; from the coding sequence GTGCTCCACCCCGTATTTCTGGTCGGCCCCATGGGGGCCGGCAAATCTACCATTGGCCGTATGCTTGCACAACGCTTGAGCGCGGCCTTCCTCGATACCGATCAGGTGATTGAGTCTCGCACCGGTGCAGATATTCCCTGGATTTTTGACGTGGAAGGGGAAACGGGGTTTAGGGACCGCGAAACCAATGTGCTGAAAGATCTCACTCATGCGGAAGATGCAATCATTGCCACTGGTGGCGGCATAGTTGTTCGAGCGGAAAATCGCGAGCTTTTAAAATCTTCGGGAACCGTGGTTTACCTCACTGCGAGTATCGAACAGTTGGTCAATCGAACTTATAAAGACAAAAAAAGACCTCTGCTGCAAGTGGACGACCCCCGCTCCAAAATTGTCGAACTGTTCAACACGCGAGATCCCCTGTATCGCGATGTGGCGGATTATGTCTTAGTTACTGATGGACGTAGTCCAAAATTCGTTGTGCAAAATATTCACGACTACCTTTCGCGCGAAGGGGTGCTTTAG
- a CDS encoding type IV pilus assembly protein PilQ, with product MLKNKVKILLIGALVLSGTVNASSLTDISFSELPGERAELRLSFEGNVVEPQGYTIDQPARIVLDFAEVDNALSQKKYPMSVGEVSSAVVVAGGGRTRLIVNLNNLVPFTSRVDGNSLIVEIGQESSGIGYSERDSVVDTGQISGSSQSFANDSGSVIRNIDFRRGESGEGKVIVTLSNPNISIDVQEVSSGVSVRFMDTNLPSEMRRKLDVVDFATPVSMISSGTEGNAALMEIDASGDYDYLAYQADNEYVISVKPLTRQEIEEKKKAFAYTGERLSLNFQDIQVRSVLQLIADFTELNLVASDTVSGSITLRLDNVPWDQALDLVLKTKGLDKRQVGNVLMVAPAAEIAEREKQEIETKKQLQELAPLRTEYIRIRYANARELFNLFMDQGSNGSGGGTGGGGSSGSERNSTGSILSDRGQAIVDERTNSIILTDTEEKIDQFKQLVDRIDIPVRQVMIEARIVIANTDFRKELGFRIAGDAVETSRSGSHIHEFTGSLESVYAEERGITGAFTDSDGDGEADSAHSFPQNTFVDLGVFNPVGSFAWNVISNNFMIGMELSALQDSGFAEIVSQPKVITGDKQQASIQSGTEVPFQEESASGGTTVSFKEVVLRLDVTPQITPDNRIIMDLEIDQDSVTGVESGVPIIDITHLDTSVLVSDGDTVVLGGIYSTETRKGESKVPLLGDIPLLGRLFRYDISQEDKRELLIFITPRIMNSDFIE from the coding sequence ATGTTAAAAAACAAAGTAAAAATCCTACTCATTGGTGCACTGGTTTTATCAGGCACGGTAAACGCGAGTAGCTTAACGGACATCTCCTTTTCGGAGTTGCCGGGGGAGCGCGCTGAACTACGATTAAGTTTCGAGGGGAATGTGGTCGAACCGCAGGGATACACCATTGATCAACCTGCCCGCATAGTTTTGGACTTCGCAGAAGTCGACAACGCCTTGTCACAAAAGAAATATCCCATGTCTGTCGGGGAAGTTTCCAGCGCGGTTGTTGTGGCCGGCGGGGGTAGAACCCGCCTCATTGTCAATTTAAACAATTTGGTACCTTTTACATCGCGCGTTGATGGTAATTCGCTCATTGTAGAGATTGGACAGGAATCCTCAGGCATTGGTTATTCTGAGCGAGACAGTGTGGTTGATACCGGTCAGATTTCTGGGTCGAGTCAATCATTCGCAAACGATTCAGGTTCTGTAATCCGCAATATCGATTTTAGGCGTGGTGAATCTGGAGAAGGCAAGGTGATTGTTACCTTGTCGAACCCGAATATCAGTATTGATGTGCAAGAGGTGTCATCGGGTGTTTCTGTCCGCTTTATGGATACTAACCTGCCTTCAGAAATGCGCCGCAAGCTCGACGTGGTTGATTTCGCAACACCGGTTAGCATGATTTCTTCTGGAACCGAAGGTAATGCGGCGCTAATGGAGATTGATGCGTCGGGTGATTATGATTATCTGGCTTATCAGGCTGATAACGAATATGTTATTAGTGTGAAGCCTTTGACTCGCCAAGAGATCGAAGAGAAGAAAAAAGCTTTCGCTTACACTGGTGAGCGATTATCGCTGAATTTTCAGGATATTCAGGTTCGCTCGGTGCTGCAATTAATCGCAGACTTTACCGAACTGAACTTGGTGGCTTCAGACACGGTGTCGGGAAGTATTACTCTTAGGCTTGATAATGTTCCCTGGGATCAAGCCTTGGATTTGGTATTAAAAACCAAAGGCTTGGACAAGCGCCAAGTTGGTAACGTATTGATGGTAGCGCCTGCCGCAGAGATAGCCGAGCGGGAAAAGCAGGAAATTGAAACCAAGAAGCAGCTTCAGGAGCTGGCACCACTACGCACTGAATACATTCGAATTCGCTACGCAAACGCCAGAGAATTATTCAACCTATTTATGGATCAGGGATCAAATGGTTCTGGTGGTGGAACTGGTGGTGGTGGAAGTTCTGGCTCGGAACGCAATTCCACGGGAAGTATCCTGTCTGATCGTGGGCAAGCCATTGTAGATGAGCGTACCAATTCAATTATCCTAACGGATACAGAAGAAAAGATAGATCAGTTCAAACAATTAGTGGACCGCATAGACATTCCAGTACGCCAAGTAATGATTGAAGCGCGCATTGTTATCGCCAATACTGATTTCCGTAAAGAGCTTGGTTTTAGAATCGCGGGTGATGCGGTGGAAACTAGCCGCTCTGGAAGTCATATACACGAATTCACTGGTTCTCTAGAAAGTGTTTACGCAGAAGAACGGGGCATCACGGGAGCGTTTACAGATTCTGATGGTGATGGCGAAGCAGACAGTGCTCATTCCTTTCCGCAAAACACATTTGTAGATCTTGGCGTGTTCAATCCCGTTGGTTCTTTCGCTTGGAACGTGATAAGTAACAATTTTATGATTGGTATGGAGTTGTCTGCACTGCAGGACTCGGGCTTCGCAGAAATAGTTTCACAACCAAAAGTTATCACAGGGGACAAGCAACAAGCGTCTATCCAGTCAGGTACAGAGGTGCCATTTCAGGAAGAATCTGCCAGTGGTGGTACTACAGTTTCGTTTAAAGAGGTTGTGTTACGTTTGGACGTCACCCCGCAAATTACGCCGGACAACCGCATAATTATGGATCTGGAAATCGATCAGGATTCCGTGACTGGCGTGGAGAGCGGAGTTCCAATCATTGATATCACTCACCTTGATACGTCGGTGTTGGTTTCAGATGGTGATACCGTTGTGCTGGGCGGGATTTATTCGACTGAAACACGCAAGGGCGAATCGAAGGTACCTCTGTTAGGTGACATCCCATTGCTAGGCCGATTATTTAGATACGATATTAGTCAGGAAGACAAGCGCGAACTGCTTATCTTTATTACCCCCCGCATCATGAACTCTGACTTTATTGAGTAG
- a CDS encoding type IV pilus assembly protein PilP has product MIYTRRITVLIATLLLLGGCDFSDDSDLRAYINEVKKRPAGAIEPLPSFRPYEAFVYSAARLRSPFDLPVDVERRIYAQSGSDVKPDFNREKEYLEGFDLTSLQMVGTLKKGGTLWALIRDQAGMINWVTDGNYIGKNHGKIVETTEAKIEIVEIVSDGLDGWVERPSVLALSEKE; this is encoded by the coding sequence ATGATTTATACACGTAGAATTACAGTATTAATCGCTACCTTACTACTCCTGGGGGGGTGTGATTTTAGCGATGATTCCGATTTGCGAGCCTACATAAATGAGGTTAAAAAGCGCCCCGCTGGTGCGATTGAGCCACTGCCCTCATTTCGACCTTATGAGGCGTTTGTATACAGTGCCGCCAGGTTAAGAAGTCCGTTCGATTTGCCTGTGGATGTTGAAAGGCGTATTTATGCCCAATCCGGCAGTGATGTTAAGCCGGACTTCAATCGCGAAAAAGAATACCTTGAAGGTTTCGATTTGACCTCTTTGCAGATGGTTGGCACGCTTAAAAAGGGCGGTACTTTGTGGGCTTTGATCCGTGATCAAGCGGGCATGATCAACTGGGTTACCGATGGCAATTATATCGGGAAAAATCACGGCAAAATTGTCGAAACTACTGAAGCAAAAATCGAAATTGTAGAAATCGTATCCGATGGTCTTGATGGCTGGGTAGAACGACCAAGCGTTCTCGCTTTATCCGAGAAGGAATAA
- a CDS encoding type IV pilus assembly protein PilO — protein MADLNKMMEQLQNFDINDVDWDRVGVWPVAVRIILSALAATAIIVAGYFFMVKEKNRELEVVKQKEVTLKQSFEQKAYEAANLDRYRAQMKEMEESFGALVSRLPTDTEVPGLLEDIDDKGVESRLSIDSIALQDEVSTEFHIELPIKIKVSGGYHEFGAFVSGIAGMPRIVTLHDFQIVKSNPGKGAASNSPLNMDIIAKTYRYKSQEEQ, from the coding sequence ATGGCCGATTTGAACAAAATGATGGAGCAGCTTCAGAATTTCGATATCAATGATGTCGATTGGGATCGTGTGGGTGTTTGGCCTGTGGCTGTGCGGATAATTCTGTCAGCGTTGGCTGCAACAGCGATTATTGTTGCGGGTTATTTCTTCATGGTCAAAGAAAAGAATCGCGAGCTTGAAGTTGTTAAACAGAAAGAGGTGACTTTAAAGCAGTCTTTCGAGCAGAAGGCGTATGAGGCGGCAAACCTGGATAGGTATCGCGCGCAGATGAAGGAAATGGAAGAATCATTTGGCGCTCTGGTGTCCAGATTGCCAACCGACACGGAAGTGCCTGGATTGCTGGAAGATATAGATGATAAAGGTGTGGAAAGTCGCCTGTCCATAGACAGTATTGCGCTTCAGGACGAAGTTTCAACAGAGTTTCACATTGAATTGCCCATCAAAATCAAGGTTTCCGGTGGTTACCATGAATTTGGTGCCTTTGTAAGCGGTATCGCAGGCATGCCACGAATTGTGACTCTGCATGATTTCCAAATTGTTAAGTCAAACCCTGGTAAGGGTGCGGCTTCAAATAGCCCGCTTAATATGGATATCATTGCGAAAACCTACCGCTATAAGTCCCAGGAAGAACAGTAA
- a CDS encoding type IV pilus assembly protein PilN yields MAQINLLPWREEYRREKKKEFLTQLGGVCLLAVGAAYLWIQTVDSAIASQNTRNNTLQNEINLLQKQVAEIKDLKKKRRELLDRMKVIQDLEGKRSIIVHYFDEFARAVPDGVFVTSLSKSGDRIFIDGVSESNNRVSTFMRQLDESEWFSDPNLRSVVASPENGEQASTFKMELLAVLPESEAEEKK; encoded by the coding sequence ATGGCTCAGATTAACCTCTTACCGTGGCGCGAGGAATACCGCCGCGAAAAGAAAAAAGAATTTCTTACCCAACTGGGAGGCGTGTGTTTACTGGCAGTAGGCGCAGCTTACCTATGGATTCAGACTGTTGACAGTGCAATTGCTTCGCAAAATACGCGCAACAATACGCTCCAGAATGAGATTAATCTGCTGCAAAAGCAAGTTGCGGAGATTAAGGATCTTAAGAAAAAACGTCGCGAATTGCTCGATCGCATGAAGGTGATTCAAGACCTTGAAGGTAAGCGTTCTATTATCGTGCATTATTTTGATGAATTCGCGCGCGCCGTACCAGATGGTGTGTTTGTAACCTCGCTATCAAAAAGTGGTGATCGGATATTTATCGATGGTGTGAGCGAGTCCAATAATCGGGTATCAACCTTCATGCGTCAGTTGGATGAGTCAGAATGGTTTTCCGACCCCAACCTGCGATCAGTGGTTGCATCACCGGAAAATGGTGAGCAGGCCAGCACTTTTAAAATGGAATTACTAGCCGTGCTTCCTGAGTCTGAAGCTGAGGAGAAAAAATAG
- a CDS encoding type IV pilus assembly protein PilM: MGILSLFDKKKKPVLGLDVSSTTVKLLEFSQQGNGYRVENYAVRALPPNAVVEKNINDVEAVAQAIKAVVQSSRTKIKECAVAVPGSSVITKVIEMPGDLSEEALESQISLEADQYIPYPLEEVAIDFDILGPSAKNPDQIEVLLAACRRENVDIRASMLELADLRARVVDVEAYTMERAFGLVQEQLEDQEEQVVAIVDIGATMTTLSVLVDGKTIYTREQLFGGKQLTEEIQRRYGLSTEEAGLAKKQGGLPDDYEPEVLEPFKDAVVQQVTRSLQFFFSSSQYNDVDHIVLAGGVASLTGLAGLIEEKLGTSASVANPFANMAVSSRVNATALTNDAPSLMIATGLALRSFV, encoded by the coding sequence ATGGGTATTCTCAGTTTGTTCGACAAAAAAAAGAAACCCGTGCTCGGTCTGGATGTCAGTTCGACAACCGTAAAGTTGTTGGAATTCAGCCAGCAGGGCAATGGCTACAGGGTCGAGAACTATGCTGTCCGCGCTCTGCCGCCCAATGCGGTTGTTGAGAAAAACATCAATGATGTGGAGGCTGTTGCTCAGGCAATCAAGGCCGTCGTACAGTCTTCCAGAACCAAAATCAAAGAGTGTGCCGTCGCCGTGCCAGGTTCCTCGGTAATTACCAAGGTCATTGAAATGCCTGGTGATTTGAGCGAAGAAGCTCTGGAATCGCAAATATCCCTGGAAGCCGATCAGTACATCCCATATCCGCTCGAAGAAGTAGCCATCGATTTTGATATTCTTGGGCCTTCTGCCAAAAACCCTGATCAAATCGAAGTATTGCTCGCCGCCTGTCGCCGTGAAAATGTTGATATCCGTGCTTCCATGCTGGAACTGGCCGACTTGCGGGCTAGGGTAGTGGATGTCGAAGCTTACACTATGGAGCGTGCTTTTGGTTTGGTTCAGGAGCAACTCGAAGACCAAGAAGAGCAAGTGGTTGCCATTGTTGACATTGGTGCCACCATGACAACGCTCAGTGTTCTGGTGGATGGCAAAACGATCTACACGCGTGAACAGCTGTTCGGTGGCAAACAGTTAACAGAAGAAATTCAACGCCGTTACGGGTTGTCGACTGAGGAGGCTGGTCTCGCGAAGAAGCAGGGTGGCTTGCCCGACGATTACGAACCTGAAGTACTAGAGCCTTTCAAAGACGCAGTGGTTCAGCAAGTTACCCGCTCACTGCAATTCTTTTTTTCATCCAGTCAATACAACGATGTCGATCATATCGTTCTGGCCGGCGGCGTTGCGTCGCTTACAGGGCTGGCGGGTTTGATCGAAGAAAAACTCGGCACATCGGCCTCAGTCGCAAACCCCTTTGCCAATATGGCGGTATCGTCGCGTGTAAATGCTACTGCGTTAACGAACGATGCCCCTTCACTCATGATTGCCACTGGTTTGGCTTTAAGGAGCTTTGTATAA
- a CDS encoding penicillin-binding protein 1A has product MNFKKPYFIVALWLLLAGIGTTMCVLAGMYLYLSPQLPPVDILREVKLQTPLRVYSSDNKLIAEFGEKRRTPVIFSEIPTTYVDALLAAEDDDFFEHSGVSIKGLMRAATQLITTGRRASGGSTITMQVARNYYLSRRKTFARKFNEILLALRIEQELSKEEILELYVNVIFLGNRAYGIKAASQVYYGKPLNQLSLAQIAMIAGLPKGPSTMNPIANPSRAVERRNWILGRMLYLEKINEAEYEDAIAEPVTAEYHSSIVDVNAPYVAEMARSKAIELYGLDSYTEGYKVYTTIDSKLQNKAQQAIIDGLMTYDKRHGYRGPEQQWEPLPDLVQPETPTPTSDAAKSPETKVANAIDYSSIDLSEWLEKLGVIPEYGGLRPAVVIGVSEQQATALLANGEQITLSWKQGLSDAVPYINESVVGSKPNAADDIVAIGDVVRIRDGEEGPLLAQIPEAQAALVSLAPDNGAIRSLVGGFDFNQSHFNRATQAKRQPGSNFKPFIYTSALENGMTAATIINDAPFVVEDATLESTWRPQNDGGRFDGPTRLRRALYRSRNLVSVRILREIGISTAISGMSRFGFNEAELPRDLSLALGSQGLTPLEVATGYAVFANGGYKIRPYLIERIVDNDGDVVFEAMPETVCRDCDTVELAQVETPDEPENYESLNSPFEFSGDAFELPFPIKQLLGVLQPADYPHADKVVDDRVVYIMNSILRDVIRKGTGVRAKALGRSDLAGKTGTTNGPNDAWFTGFNTHLVTTTWLGFDQFSPLGNREYGGSAALPIWIDFMRTALEGIPEKVRPQPEGIVTVRIDPETGLRARAGDPDAIFEIFRAENTPQEAGEDTSGVTSPYDDEATITEELF; this is encoded by the coding sequence ATGAACTTTAAGAAGCCCTATTTTATAGTAGCTTTGTGGCTACTTTTGGCCGGTATCGGCACTACCATGTGTGTACTTGCCGGCATGTACCTATATCTCAGCCCCCAGCTTCCCCCAGTCGATATTCTGCGTGAAGTCAAACTCCAAACGCCTCTCAGGGTCTATTCCAGCGACAATAAGCTGATCGCAGAATTTGGCGAAAAACGCCGAACGCCCGTTATATTTAGCGAAATCCCTACCACCTACGTCGACGCGCTACTCGCCGCCGAAGATGACGACTTCTTTGAGCATAGTGGGGTTTCCATTAAAGGGTTAATGCGTGCCGCCACACAGCTGATCACTACGGGTCGACGCGCTTCTGGCGGCAGCACTATCACCATGCAGGTGGCCAGAAATTACTATCTTTCTCGTCGTAAAACCTTTGCTCGCAAATTCAATGAAATTTTATTGGCATTGCGAATAGAACAGGAATTAAGTAAAGAAGAAATTCTCGAACTGTACGTGAACGTAATATTCCTGGGTAATCGTGCCTACGGTATTAAAGCGGCAAGTCAAGTGTATTACGGGAAACCCCTTAATCAACTTAGTCTAGCCCAAATCGCTATGATAGCTGGTCTTCCTAAAGGCCCCTCGACAATGAACCCCATCGCCAACCCCAGTCGTGCCGTCGAGCGACGCAACTGGATTTTGGGGCGCATGCTGTACTTGGAAAAAATCAACGAAGCCGAGTATGAAGACGCAATTGCAGAACCGGTCACTGCGGAATACCACAGCAGTATCGTCGATGTGAATGCGCCCTATGTTGCAGAAATGGCTCGTTCGAAAGCCATCGAACTATATGGCCTGGATTCCTACACCGAGGGATATAAGGTTTATACGACTATCGACAGTAAACTGCAAAACAAAGCCCAGCAGGCCATTATTGACGGTTTGATGACCTATGACAAAAGACATGGTTACCGTGGTCCCGAACAACAGTGGGAACCGCTACCAGATCTCGTTCAACCAGAGACACCCACACCCACTTCAGATGCAGCCAAATCACCGGAAACCAAGGTAGCTAATGCGATCGACTACAGCAGCATCGACCTTAGCGAGTGGCTGGAAAAACTGGGCGTAATTCCAGAGTATGGTGGACTGCGCCCGGCTGTTGTCATCGGCGTCTCTGAACAGCAAGCTACTGCGCTACTGGCGAATGGCGAACAAATTACGCTTTCATGGAAACAAGGGCTCTCGGATGCCGTCCCCTATATAAATGAAAGCGTTGTAGGCTCGAAACCAAATGCCGCGGACGACATAGTCGCAATTGGCGATGTTGTGCGAATTCGAGATGGAGAGGAAGGCCCACTTCTCGCACAAATTCCCGAAGCACAAGCCGCTTTGGTTTCACTAGCTCCCGACAACGGTGCTATCCGTTCTCTGGTTGGTGGCTTTGACTTCAACCAAAGCCACTTCAATCGCGCAACACAAGCGAAAAGACAGCCTGGTTCCAACTTCAAACCCTTTATTTACACTTCGGCGTTGGAAAATGGCATGACGGCTGCGACGATTATTAATGACGCCCCGTTTGTAGTAGAAGACGCCACACTCGAAAGCACCTGGCGCCCACAAAACGATGGAGGGCGCTTTGATGGACCAACTCGACTGCGTCGCGCACTCTATCGCTCCAGAAATCTGGTGTCGGTGCGCATTTTACGAGAAATAGGCATATCAACTGCGATTAGCGGAATGTCTCGATTCGGCTTCAACGAAGCAGAACTACCCCGAGACCTTTCCCTGGCCCTGGGTAGTCAGGGACTGACACCACTGGAGGTGGCAACAGGCTACGCGGTGTTTGCCAACGGCGGTTACAAGATTCGCCCCTACCTTATCGAACGTATTGTTGATAACGACGGCGATGTTGTATTTGAAGCCATGCCAGAAACAGTTTGTCGCGACTGCGATACGGTAGAACTCGCTCAAGTGGAGACGCCTGACGAACCGGAAAATTATGAATCACTAAATTCACCATTCGAATTTAGTGGTGATGCCTTCGAACTGCCCTTCCCGATAAAACAACTACTCGGCGTACTTCAACCAGCCGATTACCCGCACGCAGACAAAGTCGTAGATGACCGCGTCGTATATATCATGAATTCGATTTTACGTGACGTCATTCGCAAAGGCACCGGAGTGCGCGCCAAAGCCCTGGGTCGAAGCGATCTTGCGGGAAAGACCGGCACCACGAACGGCCCTAACGATGCCTGGTTCACGGGCTTTAACACCCACCTTGTCACCACCACCTGGCTTGGCTTCGATCAATTTTCCCCCTTGGGTAACCGCGAATACGGTGGCTCGGCAGCCTTGCCTATCTGGATAGATTTTATGCGCACCGCGCTCGAAGGGATTCCGGAAAAAGTACGACCGCAGCCTGAAGGTATTGTAACGGTGCGTATCGACCCCGAAACGGGCCTACGAGCTAGAGCGGGTGACCCCGATGCAATTTTTGAAATATTTCGCGCTGAAAACACGCCACAGGAAGCTGGTGAAGACACGTCAGGGGTAACGTCACCTTACGACGATGAGGCGACCATTACCGAGGAATTATTTTAG